The genome window TCCCGCAGAGAAGCAGGCTCAAGGACAGGATCTGATAGGCGCGGACAGAACCGAGGTGGGCCAGGAGCTGATAGGGACCGACTCCCTCCAGCCCTTCCATAACATCCTCGCCAGCGGTGCCGTCTGATATCCCTTCGGTAAGGGAACCATGGTCAAGGACCACAGGGCAAGGCGTTGTTGAGTAGCTCTTGAGTGCTTCCAAGGCCTGCTCGTGGTACTCGAAGCTCTCATCGCGGACCTCGTCGGCCAGGAGAAGAGCACGGTAGGCGTCACCAGCAGCGAGGTCCGGGTAGGCGAGGTCAGAGTGGACCACGGCTCGCTCCAGGTAGAGGATCAGGTCGTAGGGAGAAGCAGACAGAGAGTCTGTCAGCTGCTGACGACGCTCCAGGAGGTGCTCCCTACAAGGGTCCTTCTCGTCGGGCACGGACGGTGACGGAGCCTCCATGGTCGATCAGGTAGATCAGACTAGGTAGGGGGGGTGTGTTGAATTCCAAGGACCAAGTCGGGTAGAAGAGCAACGAAAACAAAAGAGAAGAATAGACCGGTCTAGACGGGGAGGAAGCcaagggaaagaaagcaCAACAGGTTTCGGGTTCTGGCTTGGTCGGGTACCTTGCATATATATGTCTGCGCCGGACGCTACAGACAGGGACTATCTGTTGTAAGGTGCCCCTGTCGCTTGTCGTGGAATATTTTTGTTCCTGGATGAGGAGCTGACGGGGACaggcggagaggttggacCCGTCTTTTTTGGTCGAGAGTCAACCACGATGACCTCTCTTTTTGCAGCTAGCCTCGACGGTAGATATTGGTAGGGGGTTGTCTTTCCCGCTTGAAGTTCAAGCGGCGCGGGCGGACGTCGGCTCGGGTCGCTGCCCTAATAGCGACCCTAAGAAACAAAGCTGGGATTTCCTAGTTTGTCGTTGCCAAAGCCAAAATTGACGTGCCCTGGCTTTGCGAGCCCCGCCAAGAACGAACGAGCGAAGGTGGTTAGACGACTGTGACTGGAGAACTGGGGGAGTCCAAGCAGCAGACGCAGGGCTACCGGGTTGCAAGACCTTGATTTTGGTACAATGACGGGGCTCCCATCTTGCTTTGATTGACCCAAGTAACGCCGGGCGTCTGCATACTGATGCTCTCACAGCCCACGCCGCCTCGCACACCTCCATCACAGGGGCCGTTGCAAATGCTCCGGAAGACAAGAGGCGCTAACCCCCATCCAGCGCCCTCACACCAAAAAAGCCGGCCGATGAGAGCCCCAATACAGGAGTGCCGTCATCGCACAGCTCTCTttggtgtttgatgggggGGCCGTAAATCCTGAAAATAATCCTATCCTTGCCCACAGCCCGCTGCCAGCTGGACCCTTTTTCCAGAGGGGGGAATATCACACTCTAAGGCAGTAGCGTACATACCTGGCGGTACCTGCACATCTATCTCAGAGGTACCTGGAAGTACTGCTCTTAATATGACGATCAGATATGGCATCTTCCAGCTTCCGAGACACGTCAGCCTTATTTGGGGGGAAAGACATCACGCGCACACCTGCATCGACAAGATACGATAGACAAGATATgtctggagggggagggggttattGGAGCGGTGTTGGGAGCTGAGATGGGCCCGTGGGAAAGATGGCAGGTCGTGACAAGGTCGAGATTCAACCGACCGAGACCCTGGCCCCACCTAGACCCCTGTGAGATGCGGTTAAAACAGGGTTCACACCCACCAAAAACCCGCGGGTGTTCGGGTTCCCTGAGATTCAGGGTCCTGCCCCAAATGATGGCTTGCATATTCGCTGTGGCAGCTGGCCAGTGGCAAGCCCGTCTTAGCTCCCTGGCACCCATTGGCGTGCCCCATGCCACGGTCTGGACCTACGTCATAGCCagcctccaacaaccccccaatgCACGCCAGACCAAGTTCCAGGTTCCAGCTCTCGTCCAAGGGGGAGTCTGGCGGTCTCCTGATTGCGGCGACGGGTTGCGTGTCCTTGCGGCTCGTCCCTACACCTTACACCACAAGTGACCACCTCGCACCTCGTCCCTTTTGCCTCCTGGCATCGTTTCCGCCGTTTGGAACCGAGCGGCCACAGCATCGCATCTGTGTCACCTAGATCACCCAGCTCAAACACAAGTGTCTGGAAAAGAACACGCCGTAAATCTATTGGTTGCTTGCTGTCTGCTTGTGCGAGCTGTCCTGTCTCTCACCTAGGAAACCCCGTCATGGGCCCGGAACAACCTCACTGCTTCCTCGCGACAAGCCCAATGTCGCTCAGTTTGTCCACATAGAATGCTGGCACCGCAACCGCATCCGCTGCCTCCCAGTGTTCCTTCTGACTTACGCCCGTTAGGACTGCCAACGTGCCACCGAGCTTCCCCTCGATTCCGAACTTGATGTCGGTGTCAAGACGATCCCCAACCATGCACGTGCGTTCACGATCGAATTGGAACTTGCCCTCGACAGCATCCATCATGGCTTGGCTAGGCTTCCCGAGCGCCACCGGCTTCTGGCCCGTTGAATACACGAGAGGCATGCTCATCGAGCCTGCGCCGGGGAAGAAGCCGTGGCTCATCGGGAAGGTCGAATCCACGTTGGTCGCCAAGAAGATGGCACCCCGCCTCAGATACTGGAGCGCATGCGAGAGCTTGAGGTAGTTGATGTGAAAGTCCAAACCGACGAGCACGCATCCCACCTCGGGGTCCAACAGAGAACCATCAGCGAGACCTTTGAAGTCTTCAGGGGTGACATCCCTTCGGAAGGCAGGGTCAGTGCCGCCAATGAAGGGTACATTTTCGCTCCTCAGCTCATGCTCGATGCCGGCTTCTCCAATGACAAAAACCTTGTTTTTGGGCGGCGCGAGCTTGAGGATTCTGGAGATGTAAACCGAGGCGGAATATGCCGAACCGAATATCTCCTCCACGTCAGACGGAATTCCTAAGCCCGTGAACTTCTTGAGGTATTCTTGGCGAGACTTTGTCGAGTTGTTGGTCACAAAGACTGTCTTTTTGCCTATCGGGGGTTAGCCATCTGAGTAGGCCGAAAGCAAGACAGGGCTCTCACCTCTGGATCTCAAGTGTTCCAGAGtttccacaaccccctcgaACACATGCTCGCCGGACCAGATGACTCCTGCGGCAAGACTGTTAACGTCGGATCACCATGCGAGCTGCCGAAAGCGAGAGCAACTATACCATCACAGTCTAGCAAAAACACCTGGTGGGCAATGAGTATGGCAAAACAGGCAGGGGGGGGGCGCATGGGAGCTGGTAGTGTCAACGCACATCAAAGCGATCAATGAACTCGTTAATGGCGGCCGCATCACCGGTGAGGTATTTTGGCGTCGTCATGGTGCAGGATTCTAAGGCGGAATGGAGAGTATTACCAAGAATGTGGCTTCAGAGGTAAACGGGCCCGGTATGATTGTGTCGACTGAGTCAAGTGGTATTCACTGATGCGGTGGGTTGAGTGAGGTCTTGGTCAATCTGATTGAAATTCGGCTATGGGCTTTTGCGACTCTGCCGCCTCCACGAAGGATCCCCAAGCCCCTTCTCAGCTGGCCGTTGACCATGATTGGCTGCATTGTTGTGGCGGCAGAAGGAAGCTGTCGTCGGATCAATCTGGACTCGACAAGCATCTTCGGGATTCTGTGACAGCTGCAAAACAGGGTGACGAGATCGACCTGGCTGTCATCTGATGTCCTTCTGGGCCTTACTTTTGCAGCCCGAGTCTGGCTGGAAAAAGACGACGATGCTCCAAAGAATCCCAGATGCTCAGAACGAAATATGGTGGAGCTGCTGCCCTAAACACCCAAAAGCGGGACTATGACGCAATGAATTCCACCCAGACCCCCAAAGCTCTCAGCAACCCCGCAGCGTCACCCCACCCCCGCTAACTATCAACAACTTCGAGAAGTCTCGACCACAGCCTTCCATCATGTGATGAGAAttgactttttcttttacaaAGACAGAGAACCGCCCAGAGCGCTCGAAATATTC of Podospora pseudopauciseta strain CBS 411.78 chromosome 7 map unlocalized CBS411.78m_7, whole genome shotgun sequence contains these proteins:
- the PHO13 gene encoding p-nitrophenyl phosphatase (EggNog:ENOG503NUE7; COG:P), with the protein product MTTPKYLTGDAAAINEFIDRFDVFLLDCDGVIWSGEHVFEGVVETLEHLRSRGKKTVFVTNNSTKSRQEYLKKFTGLGIPSDVEEIFGSAYSASVYISRILKLAPPKNKVFVIGEAGIEHELRSENVPFIGGTDPAFRRDVTPEDFKGLADGSLLDPEVGCVLVGLDFHINYLKLSHALQYLRRGAIFLATNVDSTFPMSHGFFPGAGSMSMPLVYSTGQKPVALGKPSQAMMDAVEGKFQFDRERTCMVGDRLDTDIKFGIEGKLGGTLAVLTGVSQKEHWEAADAVAVPAFYVDKLSDIGLVARKQ